A single Gemmatimonadota bacterium DNA region contains:
- a CDS encoding FtsX-like permease family protein translates to MTRLELAIAWRYLRSRRGSKLLSFISVIAIAGVVVGVSALIIIIGVMNGLQHDLREKILVGSPDIRVLTYGDDLKMDSWRFALKRVRQVPGVVASAPFVQSEGAMNAGRTYASGVYVVGIPGKGSGFPEVTSIREHAVRGKFSFDTQDGAHRGVVIGQLLASRFNVWPGDTINLISVAGVQQNAATGAYIPRVYRYEVTGVFQTGMYEYDNAYVYIDLRSAQEFAGIDSSVTGLEVSTKDRWNAGVVASAITDHLGFPYRTVDWQEQNHSLFQALKLEKLGMSVILLLIVIVAAFNIVSTLSMVVHDKTREIGILKAMGLPSSAIRNIFLVQGLVIGAVGTGLGLLLGFAGALALDRYKFIKLDPSVYFIDHLPVTTQPRDVILIVVASLLIAALATLYPAIQAAKLYPVDAIRSE, encoded by the coding sequence ATGACGCGCCTCGAGCTGGCGATCGCCTGGAGGTATTTGCGGAGCCGGCGTGGATCGAAGTTGTTGTCGTTCATAAGCGTCATCGCGATCGCCGGCGTCGTCGTGGGCGTGAGCGCTCTGATAATCATCATCGGTGTGATGAACGGACTACAGCACGACCTGCGCGAGAAGATTCTGGTCGGCAGCCCGGACATTCGCGTGCTCACCTACGGCGACGATCTCAAGATGGATTCCTGGCGATTCGCGCTCAAGCGTGTGCGTCAGGTGCCCGGTGTAGTCGCGTCTGCGCCATTCGTGCAGAGCGAGGGTGCCATGAACGCGGGGAGAACATACGCGAGCGGCGTGTACGTGGTCGGAATCCCCGGCAAGGGATCCGGCTTCCCGGAAGTCACGAGCATTCGCGAGCACGCGGTTCGCGGGAAGTTCTCCTTCGATACGCAGGACGGAGCCCACCGTGGGGTGGTGATCGGGCAACTGCTTGCGTCGCGCTTCAACGTATGGCCGGGCGACACGATCAATCTTATTTCTGTTGCGGGTGTTCAGCAGAACGCGGCGACCGGTGCGTACATTCCGCGCGTTTACCGCTACGAGGTGACGGGCGTCTTCCAGACCGGGATGTACGAATACGACAACGCGTACGTGTACATCGATCTTCGCTCCGCACAGGAGTTCGCGGGAATCGACAGCTCGGTAACCGGGCTCGAAGTGAGCACGAAAGACCGGTGGAACGCGGGCGTCGTTGCGAGCGCGATCACGGACCACCTTGGCTTCCCCTACCGCACCGTCGATTGGCAGGAGCAGAACCATTCACTGTTCCAGGCGCTCAAGCTGGAGAAGCTCGGAATGAGTGTAATCCTGTTGCTGATCGTCATCGTTGCGGCGTTCAACATCGTGAGCACGCTGTCGATGGTGGTGCACGACAAGACGCGCGAGATAGGCATTCTCAAGGCGATGGGACTCCCGTCGTCGGCGATCCGAAACATCTTCCTGGTACAGGGCCTCGTGATCGGTGCCGTGGGCACCGGGCTGGGTCTCCTGCTCGGTTTTGCGGGGGCGCTTGCACTGGACAGATACAAGTTCATCAAGCTGGACCCATCGGTATATTTCATAGATCATCTTCCGGTGACGACACAACCGCGCGACGTGATATTGATCGTCGTTGCGAGCCTGCTGATCGCGGCGCTCGCGACATTGTATCCGGCAATTCAGGCGGCCAAGCTGTATCCCGTCGACGCGATTCGGTCGGAATGA